In a single window of the Acipenser ruthenus chromosome 42, fAciRut3.2 maternal haplotype, whole genome shotgun sequence genome:
- the LOC117966994 gene encoding zinc finger protein Eos-like isoform X4, whose protein sequence is MDVEECNGRSYVSGSGDSSMEKEFSGVMVGPIVSTPNSQHSSPSRSLSANSIKVEMYSDEEAVRMLPLDEGSREKEEGGGPEEGMGEQGGYCDQSNLEPSSPGGIRLPNGKLKCDICGMVCIGPNVLMVHKRSHTGERPFQCNQCGASFTQKGNLLRHIKLHSGEKPFKCPFCSYACRRRDALSGHLRTHSVSSPTVGKPHKCSYCGRSYKQQSTLEEHRERCHSYLQSLDTQQPANTGQQQQQQGDEMRDLELMPDALMHPSTERMSFVDRLTNSITKRKRSTPQKFVGEKHMRLNLSEVPFEFNSSFEKEVDLVGSQQGGGVGGGDSGGFGGGGGYLTGRGGLEALRPLRLPPPHSTCFSDLTPVMSSVYTQLAPLGVRLDCTGAGGPGGREACEGHEDHHGVSPSNGYHDSTDTESVTEDHQQPQRGSARHSPGQAKEDSYPHPNPNPQHTAPLPPPPLTPTQHRPTKASSPAKETVRVVDGEGQSVRAFTCEHCRILFLDHVMFTIHMGCHGFRDPFECNICGCHSQDRYEFSSHIARGEHKVG, encoded by the exons ATGGATGTTGAAGAATGCAATGGCCGCTCCTATGTCTCAG GCAGTGGGGATTCATCGATGGAGAAGGAGTTTTCAGGGGTGATGGTGGGACCCATTGTGAGCACTCCCAACAGCCAGCATTCCTCCCCTAGTCGATCGCTGAGCG CCAACTCCATCAAGGTGGAGATGTACAGCGATGAAGAGGCTGTCCGAATGCTGCCCCTGGACGAGGGCAGCCGGGAGAAAGAAGAGGGTGGGGGTCCGGAGGAGGGCATGGGCGAGCAGGGCGGATACTGCGACCAGTCGAACCTGGAGCCCAGCTCACCCGGGGGCATCCGCCTGCCCAACGGCAAGCTCAAGTGCGACATCTGTGGCATGGTCTGCATCGGACCCAACGTACTGATGGTGCACAAACGCAGCCACACAG GCGAGCGCCCGTTCCAGTGTAACCAGTGCGGAGCTTCGTTCACTCAGAAGGGGAACCTGCTCCGTCACATCAAGCTGCACTCCGGAGAGAAGCCCTTCAAGTGTCCCTTCTGCAGCTACGCCTGCCGTCGCCGCGACGCGCTCAGCGGACACCTGAGAACTCACTCCG TGTCGTCCCCGACAGTCGGGAAGCCCCACAAGTGCAGTTACTGCGGCCGCAGCTACAAGCAGCAGAGCACCCTGGAGGAGCACCGGGAGCGCTGCCACAGCTACCTGCAGAGCCTGGACACCCAGCAACCTGCCAACacagggcagcagcagcagcagcagg GAGACGAGATGAGAGACCTGGAGTTGATGCCGGACGCTTTGATGCACCCTTCCACTGAACGGATGTCCTTCGTTGACCGCCTGACAAACAGCATCACCAAACGAAAGAGGTCCACGCCGCAGAAATTCGTGG GAGAGAAGCACATGCGTCTGAACCTCTCGGAAGTCCCTTTTGAATTTAACTCCAGTTTCGAGAAGGAGGTGGATCTGGTTGGGTCTCAGCAGGGCGGGGGAGTGGGGGGAGGGGATTCTGGGGGTtttgggggaggaggggggtaTCTGACTGGCAGAGGGGGCCTGGAAGCCCTGAGACCCCTTCGCCTTCCTCCACCCCACTCCACCTGTTTCTCAGACCTCACCCCAGTCATGAGCTCTGTCTACACCCAGCTGGCTCCCCTGGGGGTGCGGCTGGATTGCACAGGGGCAGGGGGTCCCGGGGGGAGGGAGGCCTGCGAGGGACACGAAGACCACCACGGGGTGTCGCCTAGCAACGGCTACCACGATTCCACAGACACTGAGAGCGTCACAGAGGACCACCAGCAACCACAGAGAGGCTCAGCCAGACACAGCCCGGGCCAGGCCAAAGAGGACAGctacccccaccccaaccccaacccccagcACACGGCCCCCCTACCCCCTCCACCCCTCACCCCCACCCAGCACCGCCCCACCAAAGCCAGCAGCCCAGCCAAAGAGACGGTGAGGGTGGTGGACGGGGAAGGGCAGTCTGTGCGAGCCTTTACGTGTGAGCACTGCCGCATCCTGTTTCTGGACCACGTCATGTTTACCATCCACATGGGC
- the LOC117966994 gene encoding zinc finger protein Eos-like isoform X3, giving the protein MDVEECNGRSYVSGRLGMGGGSGDSSMEKEFSGVMVGPIVSTPNSQHSSPSRSLSANSIKVEMYSDEEAVRMLPLDEGSREKEEGGGPEEGMGEQGGYCDQSNLEPSSPGGIRLPNGKLKCDICGMVCIGPNVLMVHKRSHTGERPFQCNQCGASFTQKGNLLRHIKLHSGEKPFKCPFCSYACRRRDALSGHLRTHSVSSPTVGKPHKCSYCGRSYKQQSTLEEHRERCHSYLQSLDTQQPANTGQQQQQQGDEMRDLELMPDALMHPSTERMSFVDRLTNSITKRKRSTPQKFVGEKHMRLNLSEVPFEFNSSFEKEVDLVGSQQGGGVGGGDSGGFGGGGGYLTGRGGLEALRPLRLPPPHSTCFSDLTPVMSSVYTQLAPLGVRLDCTGAGGPGGREACEGHEDHHGVSPSNGYHDSTDTESVTEDHQQPQRGSARHSPGQAKEDSYPHPNPNPQHTAPLPPPPLTPTQHRPTKASSPAKETVRVVDGEGQSVRAFTCEHCRILFLDHVMFTIHMGCHGFRDPFECNICGCHSQDRYEFSSHIARGEHKVG; this is encoded by the exons ATGGATGTTGAAGAATGCAATGGCCGCTCCTATGTCTCAGGTAGACTGGGGATGGGGGGTG GCAGTGGGGATTCATCGATGGAGAAGGAGTTTTCAGGGGTGATGGTGGGACCCATTGTGAGCACTCCCAACAGCCAGCATTCCTCCCCTAGTCGATCGCTGAGCG CCAACTCCATCAAGGTGGAGATGTACAGCGATGAAGAGGCTGTCCGAATGCTGCCCCTGGACGAGGGCAGCCGGGAGAAAGAAGAGGGTGGGGGTCCGGAGGAGGGCATGGGCGAGCAGGGCGGATACTGCGACCAGTCGAACCTGGAGCCCAGCTCACCCGGGGGCATCCGCCTGCCCAACGGCAAGCTCAAGTGCGACATCTGTGGCATGGTCTGCATCGGACCCAACGTACTGATGGTGCACAAACGCAGCCACACAG GCGAGCGCCCGTTCCAGTGTAACCAGTGCGGAGCTTCGTTCACTCAGAAGGGGAACCTGCTCCGTCACATCAAGCTGCACTCCGGAGAGAAGCCCTTCAAGTGTCCCTTCTGCAGCTACGCCTGCCGTCGCCGCGACGCGCTCAGCGGACACCTGAGAACTCACTCCG TGTCGTCCCCGACAGTCGGGAAGCCCCACAAGTGCAGTTACTGCGGCCGCAGCTACAAGCAGCAGAGCACCCTGGAGGAGCACCGGGAGCGCTGCCACAGCTACCTGCAGAGCCTGGACACCCAGCAACCTGCCAACacagggcagcagcagcagcagcagg GAGACGAGATGAGAGACCTGGAGTTGATGCCGGACGCTTTGATGCACCCTTCCACTGAACGGATGTCCTTCGTTGACCGCCTGACAAACAGCATCACCAAACGAAAGAGGTCCACGCCGCAGAAATTCGTGG GAGAGAAGCACATGCGTCTGAACCTCTCGGAAGTCCCTTTTGAATTTAACTCCAGTTTCGAGAAGGAGGTGGATCTGGTTGGGTCTCAGCAGGGCGGGGGAGTGGGGGGAGGGGATTCTGGGGGTtttgggggaggaggggggtaTCTGACTGGCAGAGGGGGCCTGGAAGCCCTGAGACCCCTTCGCCTTCCTCCACCCCACTCCACCTGTTTCTCAGACCTCACCCCAGTCATGAGCTCTGTCTACACCCAGCTGGCTCCCCTGGGGGTGCGGCTGGATTGCACAGGGGCAGGGGGTCCCGGGGGGAGGGAGGCCTGCGAGGGACACGAAGACCACCACGGGGTGTCGCCTAGCAACGGCTACCACGATTCCACAGACACTGAGAGCGTCACAGAGGACCACCAGCAACCACAGAGAGGCTCAGCCAGACACAGCCCGGGCCAGGCCAAAGAGGACAGctacccccaccccaaccccaacccccagcACACGGCCCCCCTACCCCCTCCACCCCTCACCCCCACCCAGCACCGCCCCACCAAAGCCAGCAGCCCAGCCAAAGAGACGGTGAGGGTGGTGGACGGGGAAGGGCAGTCTGTGCGAGCCTTTACGTGTGAGCACTGCCGCATCCTGTTTCTGGACCACGTCATGTTTACCATCCACATGGGC
- the LOC117966994 gene encoding zinc finger protein Eos-like isoform X1, translating to MLSAISRLDALGAPNPACIPVSGRKLFGFQQSSVKMDVEECNGRSYVSGRLGMGGGSGDSSMEKEFSGVMVGPIVSTPNSQHSSPSRSLSANSIKVEMYSDEEAVRMLPLDEGSREKEEGGGPEEGMGEQGGYCDQSNLEPSSPGGIRLPNGKLKCDICGMVCIGPNVLMVHKRSHTGERPFQCNQCGASFTQKGNLLRHIKLHSGEKPFKCPFCSYACRRRDALSGHLRTHSVSSPTVGKPHKCSYCGRSYKQQSTLEEHRERCHSYLQSLDTQQPANTGQQQQQQGDEMRDLELMPDALMHPSTERMSFVDRLTNSITKRKRSTPQKFVGEKHMRLNLSEVPFEFNSSFEKEVDLVGSQQGGGVGGGDSGGFGGGGGYLTGRGGLEALRPLRLPPPHSTCFSDLTPVMSSVYTQLAPLGVRLDCTGAGGPGGREACEGHEDHHGVSPSNGYHDSTDTESVTEDHQQPQRGSARHSPGQAKEDSYPHPNPNPQHTAPLPPPPLTPTQHRPTKASSPAKETVRVVDGEGQSVRAFTCEHCRILFLDHVMFTIHMGCHGFRDPFECNICGCHSQDRYEFSSHIARGEHKVG from the exons ATGCTTTCCGCAATCTCCCGACTCGACGCGCTCGGAGCTCCCAACCCAGCCTGTATCCCGGTGTCGGGCCGGAAGTTGTTCGGATTCCAG CAAAGCTCTGTGAAGATGGATGTTGAAGAATGCAATGGCCGCTCCTATGTCTCAGGTAGACTGGGGATGGGGGGTG GCAGTGGGGATTCATCGATGGAGAAGGAGTTTTCAGGGGTGATGGTGGGACCCATTGTGAGCACTCCCAACAGCCAGCATTCCTCCCCTAGTCGATCGCTGAGCG CCAACTCCATCAAGGTGGAGATGTACAGCGATGAAGAGGCTGTCCGAATGCTGCCCCTGGACGAGGGCAGCCGGGAGAAAGAAGAGGGTGGGGGTCCGGAGGAGGGCATGGGCGAGCAGGGCGGATACTGCGACCAGTCGAACCTGGAGCCCAGCTCACCCGGGGGCATCCGCCTGCCCAACGGCAAGCTCAAGTGCGACATCTGTGGCATGGTCTGCATCGGACCCAACGTACTGATGGTGCACAAACGCAGCCACACAG GCGAGCGCCCGTTCCAGTGTAACCAGTGCGGAGCTTCGTTCACTCAGAAGGGGAACCTGCTCCGTCACATCAAGCTGCACTCCGGAGAGAAGCCCTTCAAGTGTCCCTTCTGCAGCTACGCCTGCCGTCGCCGCGACGCGCTCAGCGGACACCTGAGAACTCACTCCG TGTCGTCCCCGACAGTCGGGAAGCCCCACAAGTGCAGTTACTGCGGCCGCAGCTACAAGCAGCAGAGCACCCTGGAGGAGCACCGGGAGCGCTGCCACAGCTACCTGCAGAGCCTGGACACCCAGCAACCTGCCAACacagggcagcagcagcagcagcagg GAGACGAGATGAGAGACCTGGAGTTGATGCCGGACGCTTTGATGCACCCTTCCACTGAACGGATGTCCTTCGTTGACCGCCTGACAAACAGCATCACCAAACGAAAGAGGTCCACGCCGCAGAAATTCGTGG GAGAGAAGCACATGCGTCTGAACCTCTCGGAAGTCCCTTTTGAATTTAACTCCAGTTTCGAGAAGGAGGTGGATCTGGTTGGGTCTCAGCAGGGCGGGGGAGTGGGGGGAGGGGATTCTGGGGGTtttgggggaggaggggggtaTCTGACTGGCAGAGGGGGCCTGGAAGCCCTGAGACCCCTTCGCCTTCCTCCACCCCACTCCACCTGTTTCTCAGACCTCACCCCAGTCATGAGCTCTGTCTACACCCAGCTGGCTCCCCTGGGGGTGCGGCTGGATTGCACAGGGGCAGGGGGTCCCGGGGGGAGGGAGGCCTGCGAGGGACACGAAGACCACCACGGGGTGTCGCCTAGCAACGGCTACCACGATTCCACAGACACTGAGAGCGTCACAGAGGACCACCAGCAACCACAGAGAGGCTCAGCCAGACACAGCCCGGGCCAGGCCAAAGAGGACAGctacccccaccccaaccccaacccccagcACACGGCCCCCCTACCCCCTCCACCCCTCACCCCCACCCAGCACCGCCCCACCAAAGCCAGCAGCCCAGCCAAAGAGACGGTGAGGGTGGTGGACGGGGAAGGGCAGTCTGTGCGAGCCTTTACGTGTGAGCACTGCCGCATCCTGTTTCTGGACCACGTCATGTTTACCATCCACATGGGC
- the LOC117966994 gene encoding zinc finger protein Eos-like isoform X2, with product MLSAISRLDALGAPNPACIPVSGRKLFGFQQSSVKMDVEECNGRSYVSGSGDSSMEKEFSGVMVGPIVSTPNSQHSSPSRSLSANSIKVEMYSDEEAVRMLPLDEGSREKEEGGGPEEGMGEQGGYCDQSNLEPSSPGGIRLPNGKLKCDICGMVCIGPNVLMVHKRSHTGERPFQCNQCGASFTQKGNLLRHIKLHSGEKPFKCPFCSYACRRRDALSGHLRTHSVSSPTVGKPHKCSYCGRSYKQQSTLEEHRERCHSYLQSLDTQQPANTGQQQQQQGDEMRDLELMPDALMHPSTERMSFVDRLTNSITKRKRSTPQKFVGEKHMRLNLSEVPFEFNSSFEKEVDLVGSQQGGGVGGGDSGGFGGGGGYLTGRGGLEALRPLRLPPPHSTCFSDLTPVMSSVYTQLAPLGVRLDCTGAGGPGGREACEGHEDHHGVSPSNGYHDSTDTESVTEDHQQPQRGSARHSPGQAKEDSYPHPNPNPQHTAPLPPPPLTPTQHRPTKASSPAKETVRVVDGEGQSVRAFTCEHCRILFLDHVMFTIHMGCHGFRDPFECNICGCHSQDRYEFSSHIARGEHKVG from the exons ATGCTTTCCGCAATCTCCCGACTCGACGCGCTCGGAGCTCCCAACCCAGCCTGTATCCCGGTGTCGGGCCGGAAGTTGTTCGGATTCCAG CAAAGCTCTGTGAAGATGGATGTTGAAGAATGCAATGGCCGCTCCTATGTCTCAG GCAGTGGGGATTCATCGATGGAGAAGGAGTTTTCAGGGGTGATGGTGGGACCCATTGTGAGCACTCCCAACAGCCAGCATTCCTCCCCTAGTCGATCGCTGAGCG CCAACTCCATCAAGGTGGAGATGTACAGCGATGAAGAGGCTGTCCGAATGCTGCCCCTGGACGAGGGCAGCCGGGAGAAAGAAGAGGGTGGGGGTCCGGAGGAGGGCATGGGCGAGCAGGGCGGATACTGCGACCAGTCGAACCTGGAGCCCAGCTCACCCGGGGGCATCCGCCTGCCCAACGGCAAGCTCAAGTGCGACATCTGTGGCATGGTCTGCATCGGACCCAACGTACTGATGGTGCACAAACGCAGCCACACAG GCGAGCGCCCGTTCCAGTGTAACCAGTGCGGAGCTTCGTTCACTCAGAAGGGGAACCTGCTCCGTCACATCAAGCTGCACTCCGGAGAGAAGCCCTTCAAGTGTCCCTTCTGCAGCTACGCCTGCCGTCGCCGCGACGCGCTCAGCGGACACCTGAGAACTCACTCCG TGTCGTCCCCGACAGTCGGGAAGCCCCACAAGTGCAGTTACTGCGGCCGCAGCTACAAGCAGCAGAGCACCCTGGAGGAGCACCGGGAGCGCTGCCACAGCTACCTGCAGAGCCTGGACACCCAGCAACCTGCCAACacagggcagcagcagcagcagcagg GAGACGAGATGAGAGACCTGGAGTTGATGCCGGACGCTTTGATGCACCCTTCCACTGAACGGATGTCCTTCGTTGACCGCCTGACAAACAGCATCACCAAACGAAAGAGGTCCACGCCGCAGAAATTCGTGG GAGAGAAGCACATGCGTCTGAACCTCTCGGAAGTCCCTTTTGAATTTAACTCCAGTTTCGAGAAGGAGGTGGATCTGGTTGGGTCTCAGCAGGGCGGGGGAGTGGGGGGAGGGGATTCTGGGGGTtttgggggaggaggggggtaTCTGACTGGCAGAGGGGGCCTGGAAGCCCTGAGACCCCTTCGCCTTCCTCCACCCCACTCCACCTGTTTCTCAGACCTCACCCCAGTCATGAGCTCTGTCTACACCCAGCTGGCTCCCCTGGGGGTGCGGCTGGATTGCACAGGGGCAGGGGGTCCCGGGGGGAGGGAGGCCTGCGAGGGACACGAAGACCACCACGGGGTGTCGCCTAGCAACGGCTACCACGATTCCACAGACACTGAGAGCGTCACAGAGGACCACCAGCAACCACAGAGAGGCTCAGCCAGACACAGCCCGGGCCAGGCCAAAGAGGACAGctacccccaccccaaccccaacccccagcACACGGCCCCCCTACCCCCTCCACCCCTCACCCCCACCCAGCACCGCCCCACCAAAGCCAGCAGCCCAGCCAAAGAGACGGTGAGGGTGGTGGACGGGGAAGGGCAGTCTGTGCGAGCCTTTACGTGTGAGCACTGCCGCATCCTGTTTCTGGACCACGTCATGTTTACCATCCACATGGGC
- the LOC117401146 gene encoding dnaJ homolog subfamily C member 22, giving the protein MGKRKLWVTYWLWAVGGPVGLHHVYLGRDSHALLWMLTFGGFGLGWLREFYRLPAYVESANHNPTTARAANGRPVRAGAAPPPISLARFAGQVCIGIYFGMAALIGLSSISAFYLLVLPLAIGTGVHLVSSVGEQTSDLRKTLTACLVTSPVFYGHALGTVPVSIAASVTAAQNRRYKPGMEREEPLGARLYRLGLAWLAFSAPLGYSVFYNTTATLSYAADSVAALLDWLWFFPSLRSLLESCLLLPYRAFSLLTGGGGEGPGQWERVLERFISEHSQRRLAALQVLAVSSEAPFEEITQRYRELVKTWHPDHNPHRAGEASSRFLEIQEAYETLLRLHRPQRGS; this is encoded by the exons ATGGGGAAGAGGAAGCTGTGGGTAACTTACTGGCTCTGGGCAGTAGGGGGCCCCGTGGGGCTCCACCACGTCTACCTGGGGAGGGACAGCCACGCCCTGCTGTGGATGCTCACGTTTGGGGGCTTTGGCCTGGGTTGGCTACGTGAATTCTACCGCTTACCTGCCTACGTGGAATCGGCCAATCACAACCCGACCACCGCACGAGCAGCCAATGGAAGGCCTGTCAGAGCTGGGGCCGCACCCCCTCCGATAAGCCTGGCCCGTTTTGCTGGGCAGGTGTGCATTGGAATCTATTTCGGGATGGCTGCCCTGATTGGTCTGTCCTCCATCAGTGCGTTCTACCTGCTAGTGCTGCCACTGGCCATTGGCACGGGCGTCCATCTGGTGTCTTCTGTGGGCGAGCAGACCTCTGACCTCCGCAAGACCCTGACCGCTTGCCTGGTGACCTCGCCTGTGTTCTACGGCCACGCTCTGGGCACCGTGCCAGTCAGCATTGCGGCCAGTGTGACCGCAGCTCAGAACCGCAGGTACAAGCCTGGGATGGAACGAGAGGAACCACTGG GTGCCAGGCTGTACCGTCTCGGACTGGCATGGCTGGCGTTCTCGGCACCCCTGGGGTACTCCGTGTTCTACAACACCACTGCCACCCTCTCCTACGCCGCGGACAGTGTCGCCGCCCTGCTGGACTGGCtgtggttcttcccctccctgcGCTCCCTGCTGGAGTCCTGCCTCCTGCTGCCCTACAGAGCCTTCTCCCTGCTCACAGGGGGCGGAGGAGAGGGGCCCGGGCAGTGGGAGAGGGTGCTGGAGAGGTTTATCAGCGAGCACAGCCAGAGGAGACTGGCAGCACTGCAG gTGCTGGCAGTGAGTAGCGAGGCCCCTTTCGAGGAGATCACTCAGAGGTACCGGGAGCTGGTGAAGACCTGGCACCCCGACCACAACCCACACCGAGCCGGGGAGGCCAGCAGCAGATTCCTGGAGATCCAGGAGGCTTACGAGACCCTGCTGAGACTGCACAGACCACAGCGCGGGTCGTGA